ATTATAAAAAGTATGAACTCATCTGCACCAGAATATAAATACACGAACTGAAATTACTATGGTGGTACCATGCTTTATTTGGAGCCTTAAACAAACAACAATATGTTACAAGCCTTGACCCCCTTTGTGCGGTTTTGTCCCCAAAACCAAAGAAGGCTAAATACAATGTCTGACAGCAGCAAGCACAAGATCATTTAACACGGCATACAATTGGGAGGCCATTTAACCTGATGATGTGCTAGCACAGGAACTTGACGACGATAACTGAAATGTCGTCCTTGCTCTTCCGGTTCACGGCCTGCTCCGTCAGGTGCTTGGCAGCTGCCTGCGCGTCCTTGCAATCCTTGATCTCGTCGACCGCCTCCTGGTTGGACATCACCTGCACATGCGCCATTCTCACATTATAATCATCATTGAAAACGGTAAACACAAACTTCATGGCCTGATCTAGAGTATAGTGTTGATAACAAAAGACCCAGTTAAATTGTATGCAAACTTGCAAAGTCATGTGCATACATGCATACAACATTGAATGAAGAGTTAAGCTTAGATATAGACTAGACCATGCTGTGAATCAGGTAACACCATAAATCCTTCAGAAATGGTTTGTAAGAGTTTCATATGCATTACCTTCCATAAGCCATCACTTGCTAGAATTAAAAAATCGGTATTTTCATCGATAGTTTCCTCAATCACATATGGTTCAGAGCTGAGGTGCTTCTTCAAGCTCCGGTCTCCAAATGCCCTTGCAACTGCCAGCTGCCCATCAACGCGTGGCACATCACCTGCAAGTGAAATAAGTTTCAGATTAAATTTCAATATATCAAGATAATACGCACATGACTAAAATGAAACAAGCTTTTATTAGCGGGTTGGCACAAGTGACAACCAcaagcaggaaagaacaagtttTGAGATGATCTGAAAACATCTGATTTGGAACCTCAAGTCATGATGAAAAGGTTGTTCCAAACATACAGTTCATTGCTAAACAATGGCGAGAGATGTTCATTTACCCGGTAGGTTTGATACAAAGCCACCCTTTTGCTCAATTGTTTGTCGCTCCATGTTTGGTTCATGGTCAACTGAAAGCTGCTCCGCCACACCATTCTTGCTAATAACTGCCCGTGAATCCCCAACATTTGCAACTACTAGTTTCACGGACTTGTCACTGCCTATTAAGATGGCAGTAACAGCTGTGGAGCCACCTCTTCCCAACTCTGCTGCGTTTTCCAATATTTTCTGATCTGTAAGttggtatgcattttggatagcaGTTTCTGGATCACTCAAGAATTCTGGCTGAGGAGGCAAGAGTCAATAAAATAATCAGCACAGTTGTCTTAAACTACATTCTATTTACTACCTTAGACAAGATTTATACGTGAAGTCATTCTCTTTCATGCTCTTAATGTGGCTGTTGCATAAAATTGTAGGTTGCAGATCTGCCGTTACAACTAGTATATGCACATTTTAACTAAATGAGAAGCTCCTTTCACCTTTTATTGCCAAAATCAGTTTTTGCAAATTGCTTAGAGAATATTTACGGTACATCAAGTCATAATAATCATTCCCTTTCCATAGGTCATAAGCATGAAGCTACCATATACACTCTTACATCATTTGAGTATATAGCAAAAGCCAAAAGGAAGCTGCCACTGATATTAGTCTGTAAAGATAAAAAAGAGTAACTGAAGTGGAACATTACCTCACTCAAGATGTTATTGAAAAGATGGGAGCGCAAAAAGTCTGAAACAGTGTGGCCCAGGTGACCATCGAATATCGCAAACAAACCCAAATCATGTTCACCAACTTGTCGGTACTCTGCTACTAGATAGTCCTCCATTGGATGATTAGATTTTCCCTTCACCAGATGGTAACCATGCTTGACACGCTTGCCTGATAACTTTGTCTTGCCTTTCCCTGTTTCTGGTCCTGATGAACTAAACGCATCTTTCACCTATTGGAAAACATATACTCCCACATCAATCATATTGTCTTAACACAACAAAGCACATAAATAAGCATGTCcaaaacacacaagcacacagcacAGTTAACCAAGAAAAATGCGTCTGGTTGTGCATCAAAGGGCTCAACAATATAATCTACCAAAACTGGACTTCTATCGAATATGAGTTCTTCATGATGATCACATCCTTCTGTGCATGACATTTCATGAAACTTCAAAGTTGAACCATAGATCACATTATAAAGCTCCTAACATGAACGCACACCTCTTATGAAATGCTGTTCCAGAATCCCAGGTGTAGTGGCACATGTCTTAAATAGTATGGGTGTGCCACTACAAAAACTAATACACATGTCTTCCAAATTAAAATAGTGGATAAACAAATGCAGCACACAAAGAAATCCATACAAActagttcgagaaaaaaaaagaaatccatACAAGCAAGTAAAGATACATATATTTAATTTATTCCAGTAAGTAAAAAATAAACCTAAAGCAGTTATGGACTAATTTTCATTAGCTTGAGCTCTCCTATCAGGCTCGTGGCAACAGATTGAAAAGCTTTGTCTCCTACAAAAAGTTAGTTTCTTCTATGCTTTCTTTCCTCTATTGCATAAGCAGGACAAGGAAAATTCCTCTTAACCAGGGGTGGATCAATTGCCCGGCGACCCTCATCAGAGAAGTCCAAAGGGCATTTTGTTGGGTCACTGGGAGGGAGAGCATTTAATCTTTCTAGGTAAATATTTTGCGTAACGAGAATTGCTCGAGCTCCTAAATTTTTTTGTATCCACCACTGCCCTTACCCACTAACAAAATGATAAAACATAAGCCAGAACTCCAATATTTAGACAGTTAATGGTGTTCTAGCTTTACCACAAGAAAATTATACCTTCCGCTTCTATTGCTTTTTTATTCCAGATAAACTTCTTTCAGATAGAACACCATAAACATCTTTTTGACAGAGCATCAGTTCTGAAATCACATGCATTAAAATAAACTTCTCTTTAACAGAGAAAATAGCTAGGTTCATGCAGATTGCAAATTTCTCATTTAGATGGTGTtgctgacccccccccccccccccccccccccccccccccccaaacagacacacacacacaccaccaccaccaccaaaaaaaaaaaaggctccTTTTTATATCGAAATATTACCAATAAATGTTTTTATCATCAATCCAGCCATTCAGGTAGTGAGAGTGTGAAACAGATGTAAGATATATGTACATCCCCCAACTCCTAAACACACGCCAAGAGGTTGGAGAAGAGGTTGTCCCATCAAGGGTCGCCAGTTAGTAAGATTTTCATGTCTCCGAATCCAGTGAGTCCCCAAATGAACATCACGGCTCCAAAATTTGTCAGTACAATCCAAATAATCCGTCCTCTCAGCCCCACAAATCTCTGCACCCCAAAAGAAACCTATGGAACAATGATGATAAACCTAACTGGCTACATACAGCTAAAACGAGAGACAATCAATTAGTAGTAGCAAGGAAAAGGAAACCATAGGGCAAAACAAGCAACAGTCTTCATCCTCTTCCATTTCCGGTTACCTTGTCCTTCACCTTGTGAAGGATTTCCTTGCCAGCCATTGCCCTGAGCCCGCCTGGCTGAAAGCTTCTGCCTGCGTCTGAAATCCCGCCGCCGGTCCTCGCCCTCCTCACCTCCTGGTAGCAGAACCTGAACCAAGCAACCAGCAATGAATGGGAGTCTCCCTTTCCTGATCTCTCCCACCAAAAATCAATATCACTGCTCGCCTCTTGGATCAGCTCGGGTCAATGATGATATTTTATAGGTTTATAGTTGAGGGAGGAGGTGGGTTGGTGGTggcggggccggggccggggccgggggcCCTGCTGGTGTGTGTATGGAGCGAGAGGAGAGGGGTGAGCGGAGACCGGATCTTGGATAGCGTCGGTTGACCTGGGGTTGGGGGAGATTGGGACATGGACGTGTCAAGGTGGGGACAGGAGAGAGAAAGGGCACACACACCACGGAGAAAAAGCACCGTGTTTTTTCAGCCTTCCTTTCCGTGTTTCACACTCAGGCCaaaagttttccaaaaaaatAGATACGTgtgtgcatgaagcattaaatgtagataaaaaaaaattaattatatagtttagttgaaaatcgcgagacaaacattttgaacctaattaatctataattaaatactaattaccaaataaaaacgaaagtactacagtaacaAATTCACCGATTTTGGCCCACTAAACCTGGCCTCAGGAGAGATCGCCTGCGACAAGCGAGATCAGCACCTCTCAGGATTCGGGAACTCATACTCATCATGTCATGCAGTACATGTATGTACGCAGCACCCGATTTGGCATCTGAAATCGGGAGTTTCGTATAGCTACTTCAACAAGCGAGTCACGTTTGTCGCCGAAGCCACGGTGACAATTCAGCTGAGTTATGACATGACATGGATAAACTTTTTGACTCGAGGCTCTTTGCAGATCACAGATCAGACGGCTGAGGTGCAAGTATAAGGAGGGTGTTTAatccagctactaaaatttaggaggtgtgtcggaaggacgttgcatggggtgttcggatactaataaaaaaaataaattatataatccgtCAGTATTCCACGAGACGgatttttttaaacctaattaatccgtcattagcgtaTGTTActatagcaaaacattgtcaaatcatgggctaattaggcttaaaatattcgcctcgcaaattagtcgcaagctatgtaattagtttcgtaattaatctatatttaataccccGTGCATATGTCAAAACATCCGATGAAACATCGACTAAATTTAgaagcaaccaaacaccccctaagttgcGGACCATGTTGGGTTTTCTCTTATCACCAGGAAAAGGACAGTACTCGCTCACAAGTCATGACAAATAAATGAATATAGTGGTACGTGTGATAATATTAACATTACGTAACTTTCATAGATCACATTCATTTATTCAGGATAGGGCACATCATTTATATAAGTGAGTATTGTATAATATTTTAGGATTGTATTTCAAGGAAACTATATTTATTTTTTAGTATATTTTTCAAGCTCCGATGGTTTACACATAATTTACATATAAAGACAATTAAGTGGAGTCGGCGATATAAGAGAACACTTGAATCATTGAATTGAGATAACTCGGTGGGTTATGTTACTTACGATATATTCAAGTCTTTAATTAACTTGCACGGGTGATGACATTTGGTAGATGATATTCTCATCAAGCACGATGTCAATGGTAATTTTTTTCAATCTTAAAATCTATTGGTTCAGACCCTGAATATGCGAGTAATCCCAATATGTGTGCAAGTAGGTGAATGCCTGGATCTGTAGTGTGTTTTGAGAAATAGTTGAATCATAATTAGCCTATGTTAAAAATCATTTTGCTTTGCCAACCTAATATTGTCGTGGTTATCTTTCCAACTCACGATATGGCATGAGATGAAGATTGGCCGGCTTATAAATTTAAATTATAAGGAGGTGGGGAAAAGGTCGATGAATCGTTCAATCAAAAGGGATATATATATTTTACACGAAAAAGCATAGTGCTTTTtgaggagaaaaaaaaaacagcttttGGGATAACAAGTCAAATGTCAACACGCGGTGCTAATCAACTCGAGCAACCAAAGTTACGGAAGAAACATTCAAGAAGCCAATTTGTGACGGAAAGGAAAGATGGACGGTCCATCTCAAGGGAACTGTTGATATATAAATAGTACTCGATCGTAGCCGGCTTTGCGGTCAAGAATGATCTGTTCAGACTTAACTCGCGACCATCAGTGGGGGAGCCGTAAGCCCGTAAAGAAGATACGAATTCTAAACTACGCGTCAACCCTTGCGTAAAGAATGATCTGTTTCGAAGCTCAGAACTCGAAAGATTGGAAGTGGGATGAGACATGAAACATTCTATTTATTCCGAGTCTGTATGTACAACGTGAGAGTCTGTACCTGCCCTACTCGACCTGGCCAAGTTCTTTGaattaaagaaagaaaaaaagacgCGTGCGCACGGCACGCTACCTGCGGACAATTGGACAAGCTAGGTGGGATTTTCTGGATGCGTGCGTGTTCAGAGCCGTGCGTCCCCCCGTATGCAAATCCACATTGGCGGCGCTTTGTTCAGGTCAGAGTGACAATTTGTTCCGAGTCCGTGCGTCCCGAATACATGCCAGCGGGAGAACGAGAATCTCTTGGATGGCTCCATCCATAGAAGGTATACGAAGGAATCAACGCAAGGTATACGAAGGAATCAGCGGATTAACAAGTGTCATCATAATCGAGATAATCATAATACACAAACACACACATAACACCAACCTACACACAGTAGCAGCGATCGCCGATCCTATCTAGGCACACACCGTGTCAGGCTGTCAGCTGTGTTGGACTGACAAAGATTGCTGTTATTAGGGGCCTGACCTGCTCTAGAGTCTAGACGATCGGGAATGATCTTCACCGCCCAAAGCAAAGAAAATGACAAGGAACACAATCAATCAGTGTAGTACAGCGGCGGAGAGATCTGGAGGGGAGGATGGCGATCATCTGATGAGAGTGTGCCTCCTCGCCCCTCGCTCATCCACCTGAAGCTGCGGAGACTTGGGTCTGGTCACCTGCTTCGTCGATCTGTGAGGACAGAAATCGCCAATCTGTGAGATGAGATCTGAGAGGCTGGACATTGGGGAAGAGAAAGTTTTGCTGTACTCACTTCTGTGGTCGGAATGGTCTGTCAAACTTCGGGAGCGGCCGGGCATGTGGCACCATGGTTCTCCTCAGTTGCTTCAGTGCCTTCTCCTCAATCTTCAGACACAGAGATTGCGTCGGTCGATCAGCAGGAGGAGCCGGTAAAAAGAATGCGTGCAACAGTTGGAGGGGAGCATTTAAGGAGCAGGGAAGTATCTGTACCTTCTGCGCGAATTCGTTCTCCTCTCTCAACCTTTTGTAagtcttttctttctcctttatCTGCATCGCACACAAAATAAATGAATATTTTCATATATCTTCCATAGGTGGCAACCAAACATACAGCATGCTCTAGCGAGTGCGAGTACCACAGGGGGAAGTTTACTGACCATGCTATCAAATTCTGATCTCTGCGCTGCCCTCTCATCAACATGCAACACAAATTGTTGAACTTCAGTGAGAGGTTTCCGCTCTTTCTCCGGAAGTGGGATAGGATCCCTGTGACAATATTACAAAAGGCTGTTTTATATATCTCGCTCGCGAAAAAAGGGACGAATCCTTAAGGGAAATGCTGCATGTGTTACTCACTCCTTCAGTACAGGTTGAGCTTTGACGATTCTCCTCTGAGCTTCTTCCCTCTCCATTCTCTGTCTTTCTTCCATCAGCCTTTGCTGCTCCAGTTCATGTCTCACCAAACTCTCTAGTTGAAAGCCTTCTGGTCTTGTACAGGGCTTCGGTTCAGGCTTCGGCGGCATCTGAACAAGGATTGTGTTAGACAGGATGAATCAAGAAATGGTGCCAGCTGAAAATGTTCAGAGAAATTTTCACATACCATCGGGTAGTCTGTTGTGTATGGGTAAGGATTAGCTTTGTGAACCTTGGCCTTTTCTTCCTCCATCTTCTTTTGTAAGAGCTGTGCTTCTAGCTGCCTCTCTTTCAAATGACCCCTTTCCTGCAAAATAAGGAATGCATAATTATTCTGTTGCGCAAACATGATGAGAAATGCTGTGACTTGAAAAAAATCACATCTCACGAGCCTCTGTTTGTAGATTGAAAGGGTTTGGTATGGTGCGTCTGGGCACATCTTGCCTGTTGCTGTTTGAAGAACATTCAGAGTGAAGAGAGAGCTGCAAAATAGGAAAGTGCTTAATAAGATCTCGACCAAAAAACAATATAGTGGTTATACTACCACAAAAAACAATATAGTGGTTATACTACCATATGGCTGTTGATAAATACCTTGTCAAataagtcagcaactgatggagGGCCCAAGCGAACATCGGTAGAGAAATGGAACTCCTTGGGAGTTGTGACCTGAGACTTTGGATAGGCAAGCACACCAATGTCTCCCTTACTCTCAAGAATCTGCATGACATGAAGCCCAAAACTGAAGCTCCACAACTCATAATCTAATCAAATTTATGTTCATCTATGACAAGTGTTAGTACCTTTTTGTTTAGTGGCCTGGCCTTGAACCTGGGGGCCTTCTCCAGCTCCTCCAGTTCAAGTTCCTGAGAACTTTTCACACTGTTGAAAGATGATGTTAGAATTTAGCATTAAAAAAAGAAGACTGATGTCTGCTAAAATGATTTCAGTTCATCAATTTTGTGTGGCAAAAGCAAACCTTGGTGACCGAACTCTCATTGCTGTATGAAGTTGTGGTGCCTTTGGTTGTGTCAATTTCAGTGGCTTATTTTGACTCTGCAAGATTGAAACATTTAAGTTTGTAGCTAAAAAATTAATAATAACTAGCATCCTAAGATGCAGCAGCTAGGTAACTAGGAGGGAACTTACCTGGATAGTATCTGCACAAGAAACTTCTGAACATGTGTCCGCATATTGAGTTGCTCTCTTCATTGTTTTAAGATGGAACTCCTGTAGTTGACGCAAAGGAACAAATGAATTAATCAATGAAAAGAGCCTTTTATTCATGAATTTGCCAGTATGATAGAATACGCACATTGAATTCGGGGACCTGTGGGGTTTTCCTTGGGAGTGGAGGGAACGAAGGGGCCTCAGCAATCTTAAGGCAAAGGCAGTAACTAGTTAGCACGCAGTTAAAGTAAGACAGTCTTCTTTCATGTAAGCAAATTCTTACCTTTTTGTTGAATGGCCGTGCCCTGAACTTGGGGATCTTTGCCAACATTTCCTCCTCTAGCTGTGCAGAGCTCTTCACTTTGACTGCTCGAACTCTGTGGGAAGTCTGAAACTCTGGTTCCTTCGGTCTAGTCAACATAAGCTTAGGCCTTCCCTGTAATGCAGCATCCTCCTGCATAACATATAAGCAATTTGGATGTCAAGCCACTTAATTATTTATCAAGATTTAAGACTGTTTTCCTGATTCAGTATTCCAGTTGTAATAAATATATGCATGTTGGTAATCCTCATAGGCACGTGAGCGCTGAAATGGAGTTGCGCAATAATGTAATAATGACAAGCTATTGTACTACAGATATGGCCATATGGGAAATGAATACTTACATGAGAACGAGATCTGCTGTGAGTAATGCTTAGCTTTCTGGTCCCTGATTCAAACTTCTTAACCAATTCTGCAGCTGATACATATGGAGTTGCTTCCTAAAAACGCCACAGGATTCATATTAGTAACACTTCATCTTCAATTTTATCTCCATCCAATCCCCACTAAACTGGAATACTTCCTTAGCAGGAGAGTAATTTTTACCTTCACAGAGCACATACGGGACCTCCTCACTTCATTGCCTCCAGCTAAATCAGCTCTCCCCTTATGAGGCAACACCTTAGTCTTCACATTGAGTATCTGAGCACAAgagcaacaaaaaagaaaaattacAACACAACAGTGACATGAATCTACAAGTTTGTCTCCATTCTCATTCCCTTACCTGTCTGGCTCTTCCATCATCGAGTTTCTGCCTCTTCACGGCTTGGTTCTCTTGTGCAATTTCAGCGCCAGCACTGGCTGCCTTTCCAGTCCCCAAATCTCGACCACCCCTGAAAAGCCAACAACTCAGACAACGGAAACAATCTCAA
Above is a genomic segment from Miscanthus floridulus cultivar M001 chromosome 3, ASM1932011v1, whole genome shotgun sequence containing:
- the LOC136546814 gene encoding probable protein phosphatase 2C 62, whose protein sequence is MAGKEILHKVKDKVKDAFSSSGPETGKGKTKLSGKRVKHGYHLVKGKSNHPMEDYLVAEYRQVGEHDLGLFAIFDGHLGHTVSDFLRSHLFNNILSEPEFLSDPETAIQNAYQLTDQKILENAAELGRGGSTAVTAILIGSDKSVKLVVANVGDSRAVISKNGVAEQLSVDHEPNMERQTIEQKGGFVSNLPGDVPRVDGQLAVARAFGDRSLKKHLSSEPYVIEETIDENTDFLILASDGLWKVMSNQEAVDEIKDCKDAQAAAKHLTEQAVNRKSKDDISVIVVKFLC
- the LOC136546815 gene encoding protein TPX2-like isoform X1 translates to MALDTGTVAAVPGIDEAYEFSAPRFFDFITEETEEAVRAAESWFEAARSHAPSPFNHRIKESRAEAKVVVLCDFAEAEDPAPEEVPVEAVAGSVTIQGAEAIDGAPCPEAMSESPPADEMSGSPPAQEEKDKSPQSLDFFTAPTQEEKDKSPQSFEFFTATDLSVKSADGGAASTPKMQTRPPSPPIKVAPAISTCDSSSVNTGARTPKTEANMRRAGPIAASTGAKRNVIKGGRDLGTGKAASAGAEIAQENQAVKRQKLDDGRARQILNVKTKVLPHKGRADLAGGNEVRRSRMCSVKEATPYVSAAELVKKFESGTRKLSITHSRSRSHEDAALQGRPKLMLTRPKEPEFQTSHRVRAVKVKSSAQLEEEMLAKIPKFRARPFNKKIAEAPSFPPLPRKTPQVPEFNEFHLKTMKRATQYADTCSEVSCADTIQSQNKPLKLTQPKAPQLHTAMRVRSPSVKSSQELELEELEKAPRFKARPLNKKILESKGDIGVLAYPKSQVTTPKEFHFSTDVRLGPPSVADLFDKLSLHSECSSNSNRQDVPRRTIPNPFNLQTEERGHLKERQLEAQLLQKKMEEEKAKVHKANPYPYTTDYPMMPPKPEPKPCTRPEGFQLESLVRHELEQQRLMEERQRMEREEAQRRIVKAQPVLKEDPIPLPEKERKPLTEVQQFVLHVDERAAQRSEFDSMIKEKEKTYKRLREENEFAQKIEEKALKQLRRTMVPHARPLPKFDRPFRPQKSTKQVTRPKSPQLQVDERGARRHTLIR
- the LOC136546815 gene encoding protein TPX2-like isoform X2; its protein translation is MALDTGTVAAVPGIDEAYEFSAPRFFDFITEETEEAVRAAESWFEAARSHAPSPFNHRIKESRAEAKVVVLCDFAEAEDPAPEEVPVEAVAGSVTIQGAEAIDGAPCPEAMSESPPADEMSGSPPAQEEKDKSPQSLDFFTAPTQEEKDKSPQSFEFFTATDLSVKSDGGAASTPKMQTRPPSPPIKVAPAISTCDSSSVNTGARTPKTEANMRRAGPIAASTGAKRNVIKGGRDLGTGKAASAGAEIAQENQAVKRQKLDDGRARQILNVKTKVLPHKGRADLAGGNEVRRSRMCSVKEATPYVSAAELVKKFESGTRKLSITHSRSRSHEDAALQGRPKLMLTRPKEPEFQTSHRVRAVKVKSSAQLEEEMLAKIPKFRARPFNKKIAEAPSFPPLPRKTPQVPEFNEFHLKTMKRATQYADTCSEVSCADTIQSQNKPLKLTQPKAPQLHTAMRVRSPSVKSSQELELEELEKAPRFKARPLNKKILESKGDIGVLAYPKSQVTTPKEFHFSTDVRLGPPSVADLFDKLSLHSECSSNSNRQDVPRRTIPNPFNLQTEERGHLKERQLEAQLLQKKMEEEKAKVHKANPYPYTTDYPMMPPKPEPKPCTRPEGFQLESLVRHELEQQRLMEERQRMEREEAQRRIVKAQPVLKEDPIPLPEKERKPLTEVQQFVLHVDERAAQRSEFDSMIKEKEKTYKRLREENEFAQKIEEKALKQLRRTMVPHARPLPKFDRPFRPQKSTKQVTRPKSPQLQVDERGARRHTLIR